A genomic stretch from Corynebacterium sp. 21KM1197 includes:
- a CDS encoding phosphatase PAP2 family protein has translation MKYRAMTRAAVASGVVVALGVGVPAAPAQEMPQELSSASASAAEHLPANPVLVPAPVQHEGAPVPQQFAPERVLRWYQSDASSHGGFYFPVVDAFDQLRSEHPEVMHHNLEEVVRINNAAAADPQLVERALADDHDDLMLTMSEAWGTELGRAFSQAVAENRLPKTSQLLSGTLARGGGLASSTFAEKYWFGYDRPFVVAPDRITRYHREGGDDEYSTTPSYPSGHTNMATWRSAVMAALVPELGAQMLARGSEVGYHRLVMGVHYPLDVIGGRMSGMAAAADRLNDPEFRSLIREAAAEVRAELEWRCGASIAECAQRGQQYLSAQGAQEAFTQRMNYGFEQVGQAGAPMVVPQGAEVLLEARFPDLTPQQRAQVLALTAQDSGYPLDKTGPEGSWQRLNLVAAWNAQPVVQPDGTVTLG, from the coding sequence ATGAAGTACAGGGCGATGACGCGGGCGGCGGTGGCCTCGGGGGTAGTGGTGGCGCTGGGTGTGGGGGTCCCCGCCGCTCCGGCGCAGGAGATGCCGCAGGAGTTGTCCTCGGCGTCGGCAAGCGCCGCGGAGCACCTGCCCGCGAACCCGGTGTTGGTGCCCGCCCCGGTGCAGCATGAGGGCGCACCGGTGCCGCAGCAGTTTGCCCCGGAGCGCGTGCTGCGCTGGTATCAATCCGATGCTTCCTCCCACGGCGGCTTTTATTTCCCGGTGGTGGATGCCTTCGACCAGTTGCGCAGCGAGCACCCCGAGGTGATGCACCACAATCTAGAGGAGGTGGTGCGCATTAATAATGCCGCTGCGGCCGATCCTCAGTTGGTGGAGCGCGCCCTGGCGGACGATCACGATGATCTCATGCTCACCATGTCCGAGGCCTGGGGCACGGAGTTAGGCCGGGCATTCAGCCAGGCGGTGGCGGAGAATCGGTTGCCCAAGACCTCGCAGTTGCTTTCCGGCACCCTGGCGCGCGGCGGGGGCCTGGCTTCCTCCACATTCGCGGAGAAGTACTGGTTTGGCTATGACCGTCCCTTTGTGGTGGCCCCGGATCGCATTACCCGCTATCACCGCGAGGGCGGGGACGATGAGTATTCCACCACGCCCTCCTATCCCTCGGGGCACACGAACATGGCCACGTGGAGGTCCGCCGTGATGGCGGCTCTGGTGCCGGAGCTGGGGGCACAGATGCTGGCGCGCGGCTCCGAGGTGGGCTATCACCGCCTGGTGATGGGCGTGCATTATCCCCTGGACGTGATCGGTGGGCGCATGTCCGGCATGGCGGCGGCGGCCGATCGCCTGAATGATCCGGAGTTCCGCTCCCTGATCCGGGAGGCGGCGGCGGAGGTGCGCGCGGAGTTGGAGTGGCGCTGCGGGGCGTCGATAGCCGAGTGCGCGCAGCGCGGGCAGCAGTACCTGAGCGCGCAGGGAGCCCAGGAGGCGTTCACACAGCGCATGAACTATGGCTTTGAGCAGGTGGGGCAGGCGGGCGCACCGATGGTGGTGCCGCAGGGCGCGGAGGTGCTTTTGGAGGCCAGGTTCCCCGATCTCACCCCGCAGCAGCGCGCGCAGGTTTTGGCCCTGACGGCGCAGGATTCCGGGTACCCCCTGGATAAGACCGGCCCCGAGGGCTCCTGGCAGCGGCTGAATCTGGTGGCGGCGTGGAACGCTCAGCCCGTGGTACAGCCGGACGGCACCGTTACTCTGGGGTAA
- a CDS encoding ribonuclease domain-containing protein, producing the protein MTAQPRTRLRTVLASLGGIAVAGVAAWFGLDLGDSSSTTTTTASSTTASPASDPTGETCSLDSLPQEADEVIDAIVTGGPFDYPDNDGTRFGNYEGILPQQDRNYYREYTVGTPGLNHRGPRRIVTGGTQPTDPEVWYYTSDHYESFCEIPDAE; encoded by the coding sequence ATGACTGCTCAACCCCGCACCCGGCTGCGCACCGTCCTCGCCTCCCTCGGAGGCATAGCCGTGGCCGGGGTGGCGGCCTGGTTCGGGCTGGATCTAGGCGATTCATCTTCCACCACCACTACCACTGCGAGCAGCACCACCGCCTCCCCTGCTTCGGACCCCACCGGGGAAACCTGCTCCCTGGACAGCCTGCCCCAGGAGGCCGATGAGGTCATCGACGCAATCGTGACCGGTGGCCCCTTTGACTACCCCGATAATGACGGCACCCGCTTTGGCAACTACGAGGGCATCCTGCCCCAGCAGGATCGCAATTATTACCGCGAGTACACCGTGGGAACCCCCGGCCTTAACCATCGCGGCCCACGCCGCATCGTCACCGGCGGCACCCAGCCCACCGATCCCGAGGTGTGGTACTACACCTCGGACCACTACGAATCCTTCTGCGAAATCCCCGACGCCGAGTAA
- the dnaG gene encoding DNA primase has product MAKGRIPESDIQAIRERTPIEEIVGEYVQLKPGGSDSLKGLSPFKDEKTPSFHVRPNRGYYHCFSTGKGGDVFSFLMEMEHITFPEAVEYCAEKIGYQINYQGGGPGRREEPGTRQRLIAVNKAAHQFYREQLETDQAAPARQFLLDRGFSQEHIYAFECGYAPEGWDTLTKVLLAKGFSFKELEAAGVTKMGKRGPIDQFHRRLLWPIKNMSGDVIGFGARKLFEDDKLGKYMNTPETLLYHKSKVLFGLDQAKKSIAAGHQAVVVEGYTDVMAMHAAGVTTAVASCGTAFGDEHLQMLRRLMLDDHYFRGELIYTFDGDEAGQKAAMRAFEGDQKFTGQSFVSIAPDGMDPCDLRLEKGDSAVRDLVADRVPMFEFVVRSMLSQYSLDTVEGRLQALRRTVPVVAGIRDRVLQSEYARLLSGWIGWSDPNEVLRQVRQEAARPKRAEPRRARRFDAATSDPVPQAASIVMPNPRNPALWPERESLKLALQYPELTGGYFDGMGKEAYTHPAYRAVRTAIADAGGCASAQTGAQWIAQVADHMADLTGRSLVSELAVEDLRMEESQMSGYTDSVLSRLQEVQVGNQIAELKGQLQRMRPSDDEVAYNSLFEDLVALEKARRDLQQRALGG; this is encoded by the coding sequence ATGGCTAAGGGACGCATACCGGAGAGCGATATTCAGGCGATCCGCGAGCGCACGCCCATCGAGGAGATCGTGGGGGAATACGTGCAGCTCAAACCGGGAGGATCGGATTCGCTCAAGGGCCTTTCCCCATTTAAGGATGAGAAAACGCCATCCTTCCACGTGCGCCCCAATCGTGGTTATTATCACTGCTTTTCCACGGGCAAGGGCGGCGATGTGTTCTCCTTCCTCATGGAGATGGAGCACATTACGTTCCCCGAGGCGGTGGAATACTGCGCGGAGAAGATCGGCTACCAGATCAATTATCAGGGTGGTGGGCCCGGCAGGCGGGAGGAACCGGGAACCCGGCAGCGGCTCATTGCCGTGAATAAGGCCGCGCACCAGTTTTACCGCGAGCAGTTGGAGACGGATCAGGCCGCGCCCGCGCGGCAGTTCCTGCTGGACAGGGGATTTTCCCAGGAGCATATCTATGCCTTTGAGTGCGGTTATGCCCCCGAGGGCTGGGATACCCTCACCAAGGTGCTTTTGGCCAAGGGCTTTAGCTTTAAGGAATTAGAGGCGGCCGGGGTCACCAAGATGGGAAAGCGCGGCCCCATTGATCAATTTCACCGCCGCCTGCTGTGGCCCATCAAGAATATGTCCGGGGACGTGATCGGCTTTGGTGCCCGCAAACTCTTTGAGGATGACAAGCTGGGCAAATACATGAACACCCCGGAGACCCTGCTGTATCACAAATCCAAGGTGCTCTTTGGCCTGGATCAGGCGAAAAAGAGCATCGCTGCGGGCCACCAGGCCGTGGTGGTGGAGGGATACACGGACGTGATGGCCATGCACGCCGCCGGGGTGACCACCGCCGTGGCCTCCTGCGGCACGGCCTTTGGCGATGAACACCTGCAAATGCTGCGCCGCCTCATGCTGGACGATCATTACTTCCGCGGGGAACTCATTTACACCTTTGACGGTGATGAGGCCGGGCAAAAGGCCGCCATGCGTGCCTTTGAGGGCGATCAGAAGTTCACCGGACAGTCCTTTGTCTCCATTGCTCCCGACGGCATGGATCCCTGCGATCTGCGCCTGGAAAAGGGGGATAGCGCGGTGCGCGACCTGGTGGCGGATCGCGTGCCCATGTTCGAGTTCGTGGTGCGTTCCATGCTCTCGCAGTATTCCCTGGACACGGTGGAGGGTCGCCTCCAAGCGCTGCGCCGTACCGTGCCCGTGGTGGCGGGGATCCGCGATCGGGTGCTGCAAAGCGAATACGCCCGCCTGCTTTCCGGGTGGATCGGCTGGTCCGATCCCAACGAGGTTCTCCGGCAGGTGCGTCAGGAGGCCGCGCGCCCCAAGCGGGCGGAGCCGCGCCGAGCCCGGCGTTTCGACGCCGCCACCAGCGATCCGGTGCCGCAGGCGGCGTCGATAGTCATGCCCAATCCCCGCAATCCCGCGCTGTGGCCGGAGCGGGAATCGCTGAAACTGGCTTTGCAATACCCGGAACTCACCGGCGGTTACTTTGATGGCATGGGCAAGGAGGCCTATACCCACCCGGCCTATCGCGCGGTGCGCACCGCCATTGCGGACGCCGGGGGTTGTGCCTCCGCGCAGACGGGTGCGCAGTGGATCGCCCAGGTTGCCGATCACATGGCCGATCTCACCGGGCGTTCCCTGGTTTCGGAGTTGGCGGTGGAGGATCTGCGCATGGAGGAATCGCAGATGAGCGGATACACGGATTCGGTGCTTTCGCGCCTGCAAGAGGTGCAGGTGGGCAATCAGATAGCGGAATTAAAGGGGCAGTTGCAGCGCATGCGCCCCTCCGATGATGAGGTGGCCTATAATTCCCTCTTTGAGGATCTGGTGGCCCTGGAAAAGGCACGGCGGGATCTTCAGCAAAGGGCGCTGGGGGGTTAA